DNA sequence from the Malus domestica chromosome 11, GDT2T_hap1 genome:
tggttgcaaatggaaagatctagaagctacaagtatatggctagtctagatttttctatactagaggtttgaagaaggaactagaaactagtagaatgccaagccctcacctataaatatgggtgtgatgtaaccaattgagaaccaagagtgagtagcaaaggatcaagtccaaagctagagttccactccaagagtgagagtgagagtgttccactacacattgtgtgagtgaagtttagagtgatagaaagtgtgtgttatactttcttgtatccatcaagccttgtctttggcttggtaagactactcttgttgtattcatctttttcatatagtgaagattgatccttgtttggtggacgtaggcataaattgccgaaccacataaattcttggtgtccattttctactttaccttgtgcattctctatcttgtagtaccgacattcctaacaactGCAAGATTGGGAAAATCGATGCCGCCCTTTCTTTATTTGATAAAATGCCTACCGAGGATTGTTTGCCAAACTCATATGCCATCACTGCCTTGATACATGGGCTATTCAAAGAGAGAAAATTGATGGAAGCATCCTCAGTCATGGAAACAATGTTAAATATAGGTGTGAAGCCTACAGTCCCTCATtacaatattttaattaatcGTGTTCTGAAAGAAGGTGAATTTGATCATGCTCATGAGCTTCTCAATAAAATGGTTTCTGTCGGTAACCAACTTACTGTAATTACTTACAACACATTTATTCAGGCATATTGCGTGCTTGGGAATATAAAGGAAGCAGAGAAGGTGATGATTAAGATGAATGTAGAAGGAATTTCTGCAGATTCATTGACTTACACATTTTTAATTGATGCATATGTGCGTATGGGATTAATTGATTGTGCTTTTGATGTTCTTAACCGCATGTTTGATTCTGGTTGTGAGCCTTGTCGTCGTACCTATTCCTTTCTAATCAAATATCTCTCAAATGAAAAGTTGGTCATGACAAACAGTAAAGCAGTGGGTCTCGATATCATGTTAAATGTCTCTGGCAATATTACTCATATATGGAAGACCATGGATTTTGAAATTGCTTTGGAGCTATTTGAGAAGATGGTTGGACATGGTTGTGCTCCCAATATGAACACTTATGGCGAGCTTATAGTAAGATTTTGCAAAGACAGAAACTTGCAAGTAGCTCAGAGGTTATATAATCATATGAGAGATATGGGTATTTCTCCTAACGAAGGTATTTATAATTCTCTTGTTAATTATTGCTGTCAGATGCAAGTATACGGAGAGGCAGCAATGCTAGTGCATACTATGATTGAGCATGGTTATTTACTAGCATTGGAGTCATGCAAGTTGCTTGTATGTGGACTTTTTGATGAAGAGGACGACGAGAAGGCTAAGGCAGTTTTTTGTAGTATGCTTCGCTGTGGGTATAACTATGATGAAGTTGCTTGGAAACTTCTCCTTGATGGTTTGGTTAAGAGGGGCCATTTAAATAGAGGATCAGAGCTGCTAACAATCATGGAGAAGATGGGTTGCCAGCTTCATCCGGAGACAAATAGAATGTTGACCAAGGGACTTAATGGAACATGATAATGATCCTCAATGTTGTATTTAAAAAGAATTGGATGTTGCAAGGGGCTTGTAGCTCAAGTGGTTTCGAGTGTTGAACCCTGCACCCGAGGTCTTGTGATCAAATTCCCTCCCTCCCCCAACATTGCTTGCATCAGAAAAAGAATTGGatgtttttgtcacacaagAAGCCTTACAAACTGTGAATTTGATGTTGTGCCCTAGCTTCAGTGCTTACACAAAGTTTACAAGCATTTGTGAAGATCATGAGGCAAGTTTGTATTTAAAATCTCAGATTCATTTTGTTAGACGTCCTATTGTTTATTgtgctttgtattttttttaattttttctaacTCAAATCCATGCATCACGTTTCACTTGTTCAATGAGTAAATTATCTCTATTTCTGAAGCGAACTTACGAATGAAGAGTTAAAATTTCATAATAAACTAGTGACAAATGGACAATTAGTTTGGCAAACTATTAAAAAGGAAACGAAAGTGGATTAGTGATATTTAATAAACCTACCACCTAATAAACCTTCCTTGGAAAACTAtatattactttctttttctgatTCATACATATCTTATCTGACACACTTCCTAATAACTTTACATTTTGAGCGTGAACAATCTGGAGTTTGTACTAGAGCCTGCCAATGCACGTaagcacacacacatatgtatgcatgtatgtatgtatatgcatatGAAGCTATACATTCTGATCCGTAGATATGTTTTGCAGGGTACAGCTAGAAGGTTACCACTTGGTTCAAGAGAAAGCATTAAAGCAATATCAGTATCGTGTGCACCATAAGTGTGTTAAATATCTTCCAATTCTTTGGGGCTTCATCAGTATTTTGTGCACCATAAGTGTGCTACTAAAGGTAAAACCCAATCTTTTGTTTCATTAAATTCAGCTCCATCGTTGTCGTTTGGTGCTCCATTACTCCATCTCTGTTTGCTAAGGAAGTGGAGGCAAATAAATGAGTTTGAATGGGTTTGAGGTTTTAAATTTGTCTTGGTGTCTTACTCTTTCGATTGTAGATTTATTTGGGTTGCTTTGGTTAAGTATCAAGTAATTTAGTGCCTTTAAATTACCAAAGCttaatttcatttgattttagatggaaaatttgaaatcatATTGAATTAAAACATTTCTTCAGTATATCCCTGgctaagaattaaaattaaataaataaattactgGTCAAGGTAAACAAATTTATTAGCTTATAATTGAGATAAACTCATGTATAGAAATCTAGCCAGCAAGTTCTGAGAGTAATGATACCTTTTGATACCTAATTTACTCAAATCTGTTATTTCCCTTACGAATAATTATCCTCGTTCTTCTCTTTCAGTACATTTCAAAATAACAAGTTTATCATtttaacaaatttttgttttgctGTTGTAAATCACCATTTTCCATCAAATTAACCATCTGCCAGCTTTGTCGGCAATCTGCGAATCACAGGATCAAACTTGAACAATCTTTTCTAAGAGACTGTCCCGCTTGCTGGAAAACAATACATACACCACCAGGAGAAGAGGCTTTCCATCAATAACAGTTTCGTTTCGCTTGTAAATCCGTCCATCGGAGCCTATTGATCCTTAACTTTTGATTGACAATGTCTTTTCTCAGAGAGAAGCTGCGATATATTGTCTGCCCGCCAGCAGTTAGAGAACATAATTCAGCTTCCCAGCAGCGAGTTGAAATGGAAGGATATAACCATCAGTAAATTGGATTTCACCAAGTCTCCAGTAAaggtatttattcaaacaaTCCATCATCAGAAACTAATCAAAGTTCCTAAGCAAATCATAAAATTCATGAGTCAATAAGAAGATCTTTATACTTTTTGGCAGAGATGGCTGATTCGAGGACATGTTCGGCGCCAACTATGGACTTGATCAAAGCGCCATTGAAGCCACTCAAAATGGTCAACCTATTTGTGTAGAAATCACCGGCATCAACTATGGAACGAGTTTGAAAACACCAACTGTGGCACCACATCCCCATACCCTTTCTCCTTAAACCTGCTCTTGATTGCCTCGTAATCACTCTCCCATCTAATCCTCGAAGCCTCATCTAAGATCGTGCTCTTGTATGGTAAATATTTAAGGGCATCAACTGAAAGTGAGGCCTTCGCTTTCTAGGGCTCCTCATCCAGTTTGGACACCAACACTCTCAAAGCCAGAGCCACATCCTTGTCTCGGTCAGTCAATATTGCTCGATCATTGCCTTCCACTGAAGCTCAGCCACTTCAAGCAAGTCGTAATCTCTCACATAGTGCATGATCTCATGAGGAAGCAGGGCACGGGCGGATATCATCTTGGAGTTGGAGTTGCCGCCTGAGGCCCCTTCAAACACTTCTGAGGCAAGCAGGAGCAGGGCTCTTGCTCAAATGAGAGAATACAATCTGCATCAATGTCAGTTCTATGAACACATTTTAAGGGGTCCACAATCTCCTCCATCAGCCGCATGGAAGGGAAATAATCGGCAGCATTGGTTATCCAAATTGAAAGTGGTTCTTGTACTTCATCATGTTGTGATCATCATCGTTTAAGCGATTGAAGCAGTGCTCAAAAATATCATAAATCCGCTAGTGGAACGAGTGAGAATTCTCCACCGCCTTGTGGTTGTATTGGCAGCTGTCTTTTTCGAGTTCTGGAAGGCGAACGCGGCTGAGGATCTTGAGAACATCGTCTGAAATTGCCGAAAAGTCAGCAACAGGGAGGAGGTCGGAAGCAATGGTCTTCGAGTGGTTCTGGTGGAGCAAGTACGCCGCTGTGTAGAAGGCTTCTTCATACTTCTCTTTGCCAAGCACGCATTGACTATCACTGTCACTGTATAGGAGGTTAAAAATGAGCTTGCaagttggtggtggtggtggtggtggttgatgcgaaatatataagcacacaaattaaaccatttttttatcaattgtagcaaaatacgtaagtagggatcgttctaggccggggattaggagggattgcaaaatcacttggaattgactcaaaaacgtaaaaacaagtttaaaacactaactagactcaaagaatgtaaaactataacttaaaacaccaaaacaaaccaaaagactcaaaataacacaaaaacactcaaacctgccttaaaaccactttctgggcagttttgaactctaaacaagattttgacgaaaataggttttaacttgactcaaaacacttaaaaacacaaactaacacactttctaactaatttgacacttgaaaacaaagggggatttggtttttacgaaattgaaaacaaaatataaacttgtaaatcaaaacagattttaaaacgaatttggtttaaatgaatggatggaaagctagctaaggggttcatctccacacatgttatacttgcattcaaaacgatttccaattgcttttcaataacccatgaattctcaacgccccaagttaattaggtccgcttaaattaaccttcagattttcctaacgttattgaattggatgattgcatacgacaacccaaagcattccccacaagtcccctacatgattgcataatagagatacaagcaagaatcattaagttctatgaaaaccataagcattgacgaagcacttgttactatgattgcatgaaacttatgccaagaatttacttaacgcgattgagatcatcaacctttactacttgtgaatataagtccataacgattaggtgaaatttccttttatcctagcattcaatttatgcatgatacttaagcgtgcactctcaaccaacacacacaaatcaatgtaattctcatagataagtaaattgaattcacaacttatgaaacgcaattagaagtaatcaaatcatatcgcaagTATAAACAtatatttcgaatccccccctagccaagggggagtttagttcctcatacacacaaaacaaagagaattgaatttaaacattgaaatcaaaggaaaagaaacacctagaaattccagcgacgcgaacttgaattgcatgaacttccaagcttccttctcctcctccttggtgcggcaaagggtctagggacaggtttagggccttaggtgtatggatgaatggttatggaaggatgtagtagtgtttaggggaagggGATGGTGCGGCAAGAACTTAAAAACTAGGGAGAAGGGTGTTTGGtggttgcggcaaaggtgtggagaGGTTTGGGcgaatttctgaatttgtgGAGTGAATTATGAATGTGAGAGGTGGTGAATTCGGCCAAAGGGGTTTATGAGTatttataggcacttaaaaaccctaggtaaatcagatatggacttgaataacccaaatccacaaggaaagaGGCTTAAAAATCAGATTTAAAAGGGGAAAAGACttcctaggtgcggcaggtttagataaggtaagataaggcttctagaaagccttgcaaggcaaggaaataggtTCTAGATAAGGttatgcacggcaaggaaggatagggtttctagaaaccctccaAAACAAGGGAAAATGCACGGCATACTTCTAAGACAAGGATAAGGTGTCCTAAAGTGTTTGggactcctctttcttcttggaaaccttctccttcttcaacttggaatacttctttgttgctgaaaatCAAGGCCAATTAGGGTTCACTTTCccacttcaagtaggaaaccttgtttgagtaggaaacttcattcgtctaggaatccatcttcaactaggaatccttgattgattaggacaccttcttggactaggatttcatcttcaatttggctctttcctacttcaactaggaatccttgctcaagtaggaatcatcatcttcaaatcttcattttcgtccaaacccttggctccaaatatgtgatatccaatccaagctccattttgctccaaaaggctccaaattgcttctttttatgtaatatgccttTAAAACCTGAGAACACaagaaactagcttaaaagactactttactaaggaaaaacactataaatgcacaagaacaagctaaactaaggcgcataaatatgctcctatcaaattcccccacacttagcttttgctagtcctcgagcaaaacaaaacgaaacaaagtaaacaaacgaAGCAAAACgagtaaaacacaacctaaaccttccaacaatcgcctcagggatttccaatgcacatgacatattaaaaatcatcattcccacagattttagtcatcttcacacttaagcatatacttaatcatagtcaccaagtactagttcacatttaaccaattaaaacatgattttgaatgtagtaacatgccttagagaatttgctcaattccttactagatatgcactctattttcactcagattttctaactacacaccctacactagttatatgtgagaagattgatgtaaatatgaaaacgaatgctcacatatatgtataacaagaaAAGCATTTTCCGGAGTAAAtgacatgtttagatatgatcccATGAATGGATTGCTACTACTTAGAtacgagaaccagtgacaccatatgcacaTACCAAactcaaactccacaaattgaaacacacaacactcaagattaaagtcaagggttgtaacggggctaggggagttggctaacaacgaaaggatagggaaaacaaacgttcttaaagcaatagtaagcaaaacaatgaaatcgtACTCAGAATTCCCATTAgcatgcagaaattaacttttaaacacaaatggaagattcaacaacaattagggccgaattcaactttttggaccctttcttcaacaatcaacactttagaactctttttcacatcttttcaactcttttttcatacttttcacatttttttctttttctttttctttttccacgaatttcatttttttttttctttttcattcctcattcaagactttggcacacccacaacaaaac
Encoded proteins:
- the LOC103413168 gene encoding pentatricopeptide repeat-containing protein At5g65560-like, which encodes MGIARTEAAREMLALMESNDCCPDVYTFSALIDGLCKRNSVHQAMALLNKMLELELSPNLVTYNLLIHGQCKAVSVSGTDYRKLKPCLILSRRMASSQAQPDGAVRGVDPLASDEESHDDIPEATANEVPAEPDNADQEEPDQDVPDHEIADQVEPSQEEQIQGEPNQGEPPALQENEDQVRRSIRRRRPSTKYSSSDTDIPNNCKIGKIDAALSLFDKMPTEDCLPNSYAITALIHGLFKERKLMEASSVMETMLNIGVKPTVPHYNILINRVLKEGEFDHAHELLNKMVSVGNQLTVITYNTFIQAYCVLGNIKEAEKVMIKMNVEGISADSLTYTFLIDAYVRMGLIDCAFDVLNRMFDSGCEPCRRTYSFLIKYLSNEKLVMTNSKAVGLDIMLNVSGNITHIWKTMDFEIALELFEKMVGHGCAPNMNTYGELIVRFCKDRNLQVAQRLYNHMRDMGISPNEGIYNSLVNYCCQMQVYGEAAMLVHTMIEHGYLLALESCKLLVCGLFDEEDDEKAKAVFCSMLRCGYNYDEVAWKLLLDGLVKRGHLNRGSELLTIMEKMGCQLHPETNRMVQLEGYHLVQEKALKQYQYRVHHKCVKYLPILWGFIKRSCDILSARQQLENIIQLPSSELKWKDITISKLDFTKSPVKGSSSSLDTNTLKARATSLSRARADIILELELPPEAPSNTSEASRSRALAQMREYNLHQCQFYEHILRGPQSPPSAAWKGNNRQHWLSKLKVVLVLHHVVIIIV